Below is a genomic region from Falco naumanni isolate bFalNau1 unplaced genomic scaffold, bFalNau1.pat scaffold_163_arrow_pat_ctg1, whole genome shotgun sequence.
CTCGACGGGGAGCCCCCGGGGAGCTGCCGTGGGGCTCATCCCaaaccctgctcagcaccagccctcgCCGGCccttgccagccagctgggctgacTTAGGGCCGTGTTCAGAGCTGGGAAAGatgggcagcagcacctggtACGCACCTGGCCTTCCTGACGTGCTGCAGCTTCCTGCATTCTCTCAGGTTTGGGTCCACGAAAtcatttcctctcttctcctttttatttgtgcttggctgtccctctcctctgcccaggcttcttttctcttccttttccttgacttttccttctcctggtggGAGCCTGCAAACCTTTCCATCCCACAGCGTGATGAGATGGGGAAAGCCCCAGGCCCCTGCAGTGAGCTCTCAGGTCAGGCAAGGGGAGCTCTTCCTACCTGGtttcctggggcaggctggTCAGTTGTGGCAGGCGTGCCAGGGACTCTGCCGTGCCCTCGGGGGTGCCTGGAGGCAAATCTGGAGGTGCCTAAACCAGAAATTTGGGAGGTAGCGGGTGGCAAGTGACAGCCTGGGGTAGTGAGGGCCTGACTGCCAAATTGCTGTATGAGCTCtacagaggagatgctggtttGCATCGTGCACATTTTGCACAGCCCAGCCAATGCAGCCTAGACTTGATGAAGCTGCGACGGAGTAGGATTTGAGCAAAAGCCCTCTCAAGGTGGCAGCTActcctttctgtccttctgTGGGTATTTTGTAGGTATGTTTTGTTTGATGAAGCAGATCATACTTAATGAAGTGCATTCCAGAAACagcctttccagttttccttaaCACGCACCACtctggggggagaggaggagccCCAAAGGCACAAGAGAGCGGCTGCCAGGAGGAGGCCCAGCAGCTTCTTGGCCTCCTGGGAAATTACTGTCCCACTTGAGACATGTTGTCCCAGTGTCTGTGGAGCTGCCGTACCTCTGCCGCTTTGGGCCCTGCCCCTGtgtctcccccagctcctctgtcgATGTCCAGCAGAGAGGCGGCTGCAtccagaaaggcttttgctggACGCTGGGtgtctgctgtgcctgcagggccACTTTGCTCTTCGCACCgcagctctggaaagcaaaagcacgTGCAGCAGCGTGACTTCTTGGAAGTCAAGAACACCTAAGCAAAGCCCAGCCGAGCCCTACACCGCTTGTCTCCTCAACGTTGAGGTTTCTGGCATCCCAAGCCCCAGTGTCTGTGACAAGCCTCAGTCCCGCCTCCTACCTGTGCGCCTGTCCATGGGTGCTGGCACCTCCTCGGCTGATGGAGGGGAGAGGCCGGCCACCTCCCCCCCAAAGATGTCCCCGCAGTTTTCAATGAGGAACTCCACCAGCACGTTCACCTGCAGACATGAAAGCCTTGGTCTCAAGCCAGGTGCCTGCAGACGTGTCAAGCAGCCTTTCCCACTGCTGACCCTTTGTCTGCGCAGGTGGCTGCGGCTGGGGGTTGCTCTTCCAGgcacccagcccaccagccctggctcaagggaggaggcagccagggaccTCTCAACAGCCAAGCTCCGATGGGCCGGgaaggcagcactggctgctgggtAGGGCGTACCTTCTCGGTCACCGCCAGCATGGCCTGCAGCGGGAGCAGGTCCTCGTTGGGTGGGCTCAGCAGGTTGGGCCCGACGCAGATGGCCAGGTTGCTGCAGCTCATTCTGCTGGTGGCTGCGTTGTGGCcaatgtgctgcagcagggccatcAGCCgcttcaggaggaggaggttggcCGCAGGCAACTTGTCGGCCAccctgagggaagaggaagacaaggCTGATGAAGCAGAGGGTGCCCACAGCCGTCCCCGCAGCTGGCCCCAGGCgggtgggagccagcagccgtgttgcacagctttgcagctgcccgaaaagacagctttctgaGGAACCCATGCTTTGCAGGCAGGTCCCAGAACTCTCCCGGTCCCTGCTcaccaggcaggctgctgcccacacttACGCTTTCAGCTCCTCCACCTTGGCCTGCTTGCTGGCCCTCTCCATGGCTGCCATCCAGTCCTCGTAGAGGTCGATGATGAGGAGCTTGGTTGGGGATGCTTCGCAGGAAGTCCTGCAATGCCAAGGGCTGCAGGTGAGCCTTTGAACGCTGCAGGCCAGCCaggagctcctccagctgcagctcagaagcGCTCACCTTCAAGATGAcggccagcagcagcgcagGCTGACTTCCCCATGTCAATGTCCTTGCCGCGGTCCAGGGCCTCGCGTAGCTGCCGAAGTTCTGTGCCGCCGGCAGCTCTGCGGAATATCCCCTCCGTCGTCGGTCCTCGCTGGcgcaggacagccagcagctcctgcaggagaggcaggaggccACTTGCTTGGCTGAAGAACCAAGCGGTGGCAAGGACCAGAGCTCTGCCCCAGACGTGGTTGCCTAAGCGCCACAAAGGGTCTGGGACCAGAAGCAGGTTCTGGGGGTGCAGAGTCCAGTGCCCTGTCCccgcagctgctggggacacgCAGGCCCTCTCCAGAGCAGccggagggagggctggggaccccgtcTGTCCAGGCTGGCTTACCTGGATGGGCCGGGGCAGCGTGTTGTCCTCCCCAcagagggctgccaggggctgcccaaagagcGCCCTGCTGCAGCCGGAGCCCGCCTGCCCTGGCGCCTGGGCAGCGGCCGGGGTGCGCCGCAGGGCgaagggccagggcagccccatcctcctcctgctggtgctgctcccgctgctgctccctcctgctgcaaaggaaaacagagtaagACACCACCAATGGAGACCCCAGGCCAGCGGTCCCAgcgcctgccctgccctgcgctGCCCCGCCTGCAGCACGGTGCTGTGTGGTGCGGCAGgatgggcagggaggcagcagctggaaccGCGGCTGTGGCTCGGAGGTGTTGACCTAGAGGCTCTTGAGAGCCATCGTGCCACGGGgtcagcctgtgccagccttcgccctgccctcctgcaagcTGCGGGCTGCAGCAGAGTCTCCGTGTCCCCGCAGAAGCACGTCCAGCAGCCGCGGCCCAGCAGTTGTCCTTGTCCGTCCAGGTGACATCCTTCCGTGGGCTGCCCAACCTGCATGGCGACACTCGGGACAAGTGAGCACAGCATTGCAGGAGGTTGCCTTGCTTTCCCAAACTCACCTGGTGCGGGGCAAAGTCCCCCTGCGTTTGCAGATGGGGCCGTCGCAGGCCCTTGCTTGGGATGAGCCTGCAAGAACCAAGAATCAGGCTGTGCTTGCagagcagccccgcagcagaAAGGGCCACCAGCAGCCTGAGCGCGGCAGAGCTGGGACCCTCTGCCCTCCCGGGCTCTCTTCCCCATGTGGCAGGGTTCCTCCCAGTGTCACCAGTCAGAACGTGCTGGCGTGCTGCTGGCTTCCCAAAACTCTCTGCTCCCTGAGCGGCACCGTCAGACCCTCTGTCCCTCCCGCACAAGGTCACCCCAGTCCCTGTGCATCCCGGCGCAGCCAGAGGCAGGTGCAAGGCAGCCATTctcacctctgcctgtgcctccatcagcctctccaggctcctGGCGCGCAGTGTCCTCCACTGGGcgggagagaaggaggggaagaaggtgagcagccatggctctgctgctgggctgcaggagcagtgctcGGGGACAGGGCCCAGAGCAGAGAGACACTCACGGCGTGGCGGCggctcagctccttctccaggagcttGATGGATGTCAGATGGGTGACGCGGGCTCCCTTGCGTCCTTCTGGTGTCCTGTGCAccgggaagggagagggagagagctgggTGAGCCCCAAGCCGTCTCTTGTCTCttgtcaggcagctgtgcccGAGAGCTGCTCGCAGCCACGGgggcaccttccccagctgggggctgtgttCCCCCGTGGGCCCAGCTTCTCCTGGAGCACCCCCCCGGCTtaccccagcagtgtggccacccacagctccttcagTGCCTGGGATCTGCAGGTAGAGAGGAGAGAGAGCGtcaggccctgctgcccccagccctgggcaaaggtgggtgcctgcacagccctgccccgtGGGGCAGGACAGAGGCGCTGTCCAAGCCCTGCCTGGGTCGCTCTGTCCAGCCTGAGCAGCTGCGTTTGCCCTTCCCTTCTGGGGACCAAAAGGTGACCAGGGGATGCAGGATGGGGAAacatcccccatccctccctccctgccaccgagctgcctgctccctgcccagctctgcacgCAAGGCAGAGGCCTGTGTTCATGGGATGGCGTGGGCACGGCTGGGAAGCTCTGCTGCCCGACCACGACTCACCCAAAAGTGGCGATGCAGGAGCCGGTGGGCCAGGCGAGGATGACAGAGGTGCTGTCCTCATCGGTgccttgctcctcctcctcctgtccatcctgccccgcagcctccttcccactgctgagcacccacagctggtcCAGCGCCAGGCGGAGCTGTGGGCGCAGGCTGGTGCcatgtctgcagagagcagaggcgggcactgagctggaggggggctCCTTGGGCTGGGTCCCCACGCGCAgagccctgtcccccacctGTCCTTGGGACGGACATGGGTGCCTCCAGCAccgaggggccggggcctggggctggtgccagggtgtccctgggccggggctgggggcaaggACCTGGGCTCTGAGGGTCTTACCGCAACTTGGCGACCACCAGTTCCTCGTGGAGGAGCAGAAGGCGCCTCTCGCTCCTCTTGCGGCCCCGGGTCAGCCGCACGTCCGCACTCAGCACCGGCTCGGCGTCGCTGagagcctccctgcagagcagagcgcGGCGGGCATGAGCAACGCCAGTGCTGCgtggcccagctgtgcccgCGTGTCCCCGAGCCCGGGGGGAGCCCACCTggagccgcagcagcagcaggcctggCCCATCCTGCCCGGGAGAGGAGGGCCCTGGCCGTGCACCCAGGAGGGGGCCCAGCCGGCgacggggaggctggggagcggggtgctggtgctgtggcagcgctcctgggccagaggctgcctcctgccagcgccgctgcgtgccagcacagctctgccctgctgcctgtggtggccGTGGGCTCCCCGTGACCAACGGTCTGAGCCCAACGGAAAGTgggcggggcctggggggggcggggccggggccctctccagtatggccgggcctgccccgcccgggggagccccgagcaggacagggcagggggcgagggCCACCTCCCTGCGCCTGCGGCCAGCGCTTTGACCTGGGGTTTTGACAGGGTCCTGGTCgataaaagaagctgtttttcctagaGATGGCCGTTGTGGCCTGAGGCAGACTCCTCTTGGTGGAGGCCGGCCTAGCGGTCGGAAGGCCTCTGGCAACCAGGCCGTGCTAGGCCTCAGGCCCCAAGGCGCTGGAACTGGAGCAGGCCCACCGGGaggaaaaacttccatttttaccAAAAGGCGGGGGGACTAGCAGCAGTCAAGAGCCGCTCGTGTCCTGCCAGGCGCCACaggtaaatgaaatgtgtgGTGAGCTTCGGCAGGGATTGTGGTGCCCCTGGAGCACCACCCTTGCTTGGGAAGGCCTTATCCCACCTGGGTGCTAAGGCTTCACCCTTGGCAATcagggctggatgagcagcacccaggagcccCTGCCCTGTTAGCCATGACCTTCACCCAGCCGGTGGCCGACACGGCCAGGGGCGAGTCTGTGGGGTAGGCCATGACCATGGCAAAGAAGGGACCCGTAGTCGGCTTTTGATGGCCCGTGTCTCGTTTCACTGTTGACCCTAAGCAATGCCTTGCTTCAAATAGAAGCCATTCAGAGAGTTACACACCCgcccttttcaggaaaaatgcaggaaatcagAGACATCTAGCAAATTCTCTTGTGGCTGTTGTACactgcagcaagaagcagcGTGGGTCCAGTGGCTAATGCTGGAAGGGGAATTCAGCACTTCTGGGAAAGGGAGATAAAGGCACTCTtgtgggccaggctgggatTGGGGAGCCTGAGTGGGTGTCTGGGGTCCCAGCTTTCCCGCAGTGCTGACTGTGGtgcctgctgcttgttcttcccTGCATCGCCGGCTGCATCcacctgctggggctgtgcttgggaaggGCTCCGGGGGTGAGCAAGCCCATGGGAGAGGCCTGGGGAGAAGCTCTTCTCCAGAGATCTACCAGAAACTGTGCAGAGCATCCGagaggatgctctgtgtgaCAAGGGAAGGTGCCCGTTGGTCCAATGTATGGAGCCTGCAGGGCTACCCATCCTCCAGCCAGCAAtccaggtgctggggggtcccatGTAAGTCTCCTGAGGTACCCTTTAGCCCCGGTGAAGGTGTCATGCCTcagtgtgtgcttgcagggcatgtttccttcctgctgacaAGGGTGGAATTGCAGTTAAATGCCCCTGGGCGATCCTGAgccaaaagcaggtttttttctatggGTCACACTGCTTTGCAGTCCATGTGTGTGGTTCAGCTCTTGCATGGGAGCTGAGGACACGAGGTGACCTAGCTCTGAAGCTGGCCACTCTTGCTCCAGGCAACTCCAGTTGCTTgcgttttccttcagcttccccagcctgatcatctccactgtcacctcctccctgtcctACAAGAAGtatccctctcccagcccttaGGACAGTGGCGCAGCACTCAGAATCCAGATCACTGGTAGAGAagaaggacagaggaaaagagaagttctcctttgaaagaaatccttctttgtcCTCCTTTAGCTACTAGTGGATGAAAAAAAGGGGGACAGAATTTCaggccagccacagcactggcttTCAAGCCTGAGCTTGTCATGTCATGGCTGTTCTGGAATGTGGTACagtgaaaggagagagagaaatggcaaattttcccCCTCGGGGCGGTCAAATGCTGGCAGAGGTTGTCcaaggaggttgtggagtctctgtccttgcagatcttcaaaggccaagggcacacagttctctgcgacctgctctaggtgagcgtgctggagcagagggcttggcccagaggacctccacgggtcccttccaaccccaccctcccgtgtggctctgtgctttgcttttgccctGGCAGAGATCTTCAGGGACTTTGTGCTCCATTTTGTGTTGCCTTAGGGCTACAatgtgctggggtttgggggcaaCAAGGTCAAGTATGCCAGAGGTCAAGCAAGTTAGTGTCAAAGTGTGTTACTGTTATGGACAGAATCTGTTTGTTGGCCCTGCGTTCCTGGGGTTATGGCATTTTTATCTTACCTTGTGAtctgtgtggtgggtttttttgtggagagtgcctttttcagcttttttttcctttgtacgGTATGGATGGGTGCCTTTGGTTTGTGTACGAagtttcttctggttgtttttctgctgtgctggtggatggtgatgttttttctgtcttgaaaccatcGTTCCTGGTCTAATatatctcctgcaggtcaggcagtgtcacttctggcgtggtctgactcatttctggtgaGTTGGTAGGTAGGTATGAAGGACTTGTGGTCCCTCCATGGAGGATGACTGCTAGAGGACTAAGAGGCAGAtctgtggaggggtgagaggactGCTGGCCCATAAGTAGTGACTGTCAGAGGACTAAGTGTACTTGAATTTACGTGGGCTTCCAAATTCatggttgtttctcctgccttgcggaagagccatgggaagtCACCAGCCACACGGAAGGATAAAGGGTTTCCCACGGCTAcgtggctttttgggttttgcttttgaataagaAAGTCCTGTCTCTACATGAGTAGAACTATAAACGGTCAATTTTGCCAActttagaaagcagggagcagaacttttgtgctgtgcctcacatggctgcccgggcagggtgagaaacagcaagagaattccttcctggcaccttccccaggggagcagtgctgcacttgtcAAGGTGAGGGTTTTTTCGACTCTATACGATTGAAAATGTGAGGGGTTAATTTTCGGatcacagaaagcagggagcagaaattttgtgctgtgcctcacatggctgcaaggacagagtgagaagcagcaagagaattcctgcctggcacctgctccaggggagcagtgctgcactttcacAAGGTGAGCTCTGGTTCTGCATGAGTGCACAAGGTTTTCGTCAATTTTCTcgccacagaaagcagggagcagaacttttgtgctgtgcctcacatggctgccagggcagggtgagaaacagcaagagaattccttcctggaaccttctccaggggagctgtgctgcacttaCCCAtagtgagggtttttttggctctgcATGATTGCAAATGTGAGAGGTccattttctcaccacagaaagcagggagcagaacttttgtgctgtgcctcacatggctgcaaggacagagtgagaaacagcaagagaattccttcatggcaccttctccaggggagcagcgcTGCACTTTCACAAGGTGAGCTCTGGTTCTGCATGAGTGCACAAGGTTTTGCTCAATTTTGCTCACCaaggaaagcagggagcagaacttttgtgctgactcacatggctgccagggcagggtgagaagcagcaagagaattccttcctggcacctaCTCCTGGGGAACAGTGCTGCACTTGGAcaaggtgacttttttttggttctgCACCATTTCAAATGTGATGGTTCTGTTTTctgaccacagaaagcagggagcagaaattttcttttgtgcctcacacggctgccagggcagggtgagaagcagcaagagaattccttgCTGGAACcctctccaggggagcagcactgcactTTCCCAAGCCAtgttttttgcttctgtatgagttcaaaagtgctgtgtcaattttctcaccagagaaagcagggagcagaactcttgtgctgtgcctcacatggctgccatGCACAGtgggaagcagcaagagaattccttcctggcaccttctccaggggaatttTCCAGTTCCCGAGAgactcctggcactggctgcaaggGGGCTCCCAGCCGAAGGGAATTGGGGTGGGAATTggtgatgtctcctttccttagtcACGTTAACACTTTGGAATAACAATTGGATGCTTCGTTTCtgttgctcttttatcatattgctcacagtaactgctactggttccttttatcatattgcatgctattttcttttattgtaatATAAGAAACTGCGTTtgatatattccattatttgatatatttgatagatttgattatatttgatgtagagttcagctttgctgtgtatccAGTCAGTCAGCAAAACATAATTCGGCGTAGTTGGCATCGTACGAAGTAAAACTCTctctatttaagaaaaaaaagcgtTCCTCGACTTGCTATTGTCAGGTGGGAACCGTTGCCTTATGGTGTTTGGGCCAGAgtggtctggtggtgctgggcagttgggccatggcagggacagagggacaggggcaggggagggggcgggggggaaggggtttaGGGAGGGACGGGTGGGAATGGATGAAGGTGTTTAGGGATGGagcggggtgtgtgggggtggggcaaggatgtgtgtttgtgggagtgggt
It encodes:
- the LOC121082027 gene encoding LOW QUALITY PROTEIN: T-cell activation Rho GTPase-activating protein-like (The sequence of the model RefSeq protein was modified relative to this genomic sequence to represent the inferred CDS: deleted 1 base in 1 codon); protein product: MGLPWPFALRRTPAAAQAPGQAGSGCSRALFGQPLAALCGEDNTLPRPIQELLAVLRQRGPTTEGIFRRAAGGTELRQLREALDRGKDIDMERSKAHLQPLALQDFLRSIPNKLLIIDLYEDWMAAMERASKQAKVEELKAVADKLPAANLLLLKRLMALLQHIGHNAATSRMSCSNLAICVGPNLLSPPNEDLLPLQAMLAVTEKVNVLVEFLIENCGDIFGGEVAGLSPPSAEEVPAPMDRRTELRCEEQSGPAGTADTQRPAKAFLDAAASLLDIDRGAGGDTGAGPKAAEAPPDLPPGTPEGTAESLARLPQLTSLPQETREALSDAEPVLSADVRLTRGRKRSERRLLLLHEELVVAKLRSQALKELWVATLLG